ACCTTACCTATAGGCTTTATGATTATGGTCGACCGCGTGAACTACACCTCGACCAGGCGATTGCGGTCGCAACCAGAGCACCTTACGCCATGACCAACCATGGCAGCTATAACAGGAATGAGCCGTTGATCCGGCACTGGCCACATTTCGGGATCGCGCTTTGTGATGATGAGAACCAGGTGCAAGAGCTTGCCAGTACTATGGCCACCGACAGTTATTGGGTTGCCATCCAAGGTGATGCTCAGCTCGACGAACAAACACTCAATCATGGTCAAGTCTATCGCCGACGTGCGCACACGCCGCTGAAGCACGCAGAATTGGACGATGCGACCTGCATGCTTCTGGCGTGGCCACGCACAATTGACGGAGGCGACACTCTATGATCACTCCCGTCATTCTCTCCGGCGGGTCCGGTACTCGGTTGTGGCCGCGTTCCACCGATGCGCGGCCCAAGCAATTTCTGCCGCTGGCGGAAGAACGGACCATGTTTGCCGCGACACTCGATCGCGTGCGTGACAATACGCAATTCGCCCCGCCGCTTATCATCGGCAATGCCGCGCATCACAAGCTGATGGCGGCGGAACTGGATGCTGCCGGACTGGGAGACAATGCGCGGATCATATTGGAGCCTGCGGCGCGCAATACGGCACCTGCGATTGCGCTAGCGGCGCTGGAACTCGCCGATGACAGCCTGATGCTGGTGATGCCGAGCGACCATGTCATGCGCGCGCCGGAGATATTTTGCGCCGTTGTTGCTGAGGCCGAACAGGCAGCACAATCAGGGGCGTTGGTGACCTTTGGCATCACCCCTACCCATCCGGAAACTGGCTATGGCTATATCCATCAGGGCGCTCCTCTTGACGGTAGCACAGGCCATAAGGTTAAGGCCTTTGTCGAAAAACCGAAGCGCGATGTGGCTGAGCAGATGCTCGCCGAAGGTGGGTATCTTTGGAACGCTGGCATCTTTCTGATGCGTGCGGATCGGTATCTTGAAGAGCTGCAATGCCATTCGCCGGAAATGATCGAAGCCTGTACAAAGGCTCATCAGGCTGCGGCCCGCGATGGTAATGCGATCATGCCCAATGCCGAAAGCTTTGGCGCCTCACCATCGGATTCCATCGACTATGCGATCATGGAGAAAGCAGACAATGTCGCCGTGTTCGCACTGGATTGTGGGTGGTCCGATCTTGGCAGTTGGGATGCAGTCTATGATCTTGCTGAGAAGGATGCATCCGGCAATGCCCATAGCGGCCCGGTGACATCGCTGGAAACCAGCAATACCCTTATCCAGAGCGATGGTCTGAAGATTGCGGCGGCAGGTGTTTCCGATCTGATTATCATAGCCGAGGGCGACCAGTTGCTGATCGTCCCACGCGGAGAATCGCAGCGGGTCAAACAGTTATTGGCGGCTACCAAAGATAAGAGCGACTAAGCCCAAGTTGCGTGGCGGATAGAAAAACTCAATATCATTCGGTCAGACCGGTTATATATGAACAGCAATAGTGGCGCGGTGATGCGTCTCGATGCTTTAATGACTGGCCCGTTCTGACTTATGAATCTCACCCATCTTCAACGGCTTGAAGCCGAAGCTATCCACATCATGCGCGAAGTGGTGGCCGAGGCGGAAAAGCCGGTCATGCTCTATTCGGTCGGCAAGGACAGTTCGGTGATGCTGCATGTCGCGCGCAAGGCCTTTTATCCCTCGCCGCCGCCCTTCCCTTTC
The sequence above is drawn from the Parasphingorhabdus sp. SCSIO 66989 genome and encodes:
- a CDS encoding mannose-1-phosphate guanylyltransferase/mannose-6-phosphate isomerase, whose amino-acid sequence is MITPVILSGGSGTRLWPRSTDARPKQFLPLAEERTMFAATLDRVRDNTQFAPPLIIGNAAHHKLMAAELDAAGLGDNARIILEPAARNTAPAIALAALELADDSLMLVMPSDHVMRAPEIFCAVVAEAEQAAQSGALVTFGITPTHPETGYGYIHQGAPLDGSTGHKVKAFVEKPKRDVAEQMLAEGGYLWNAGIFLMRADRYLEELQCHSPEMIEACTKAHQAAARDGNAIMPNAESFGASPSDSIDYAIMEKADNVAVFALDCGWSDLGSWDAVYDLAEKDASGNAHSGPVTSLETSNTLIQSDGLKIAAAGVSDLIIIAEGDQLLIVPRGESQRVKQLLAATKDKSD